A single Drosophila miranda strain MSH22 chromosome XR, D.miranda_PacBio2.1, whole genome shotgun sequence DNA region contains:
- the LOC108151277 gene encoding U3 small nucleolar RNA-associated protein 4 homolog, translated as MTAILNEPPQGGGKQQLHNARFYTIKPRAIVGMAYNKLSKCLAFSRETDCIELWNMEYAPYLDRVIHLPPGSPVEALAWAGTKRLFSADLTGKLVEWDVLRLRQRYEQSPTGNALWCMDINGQETELAVGSEEGHINIMSIENDEITYKNIFNKQKGRVLCCKFDKSGKHLITGSEGYVRIWSVLKGHTLHTMTLSAKDVIVWCLRVLADNTIVAGDSAGFVTVWNAENATQIDRQRVLDKNVFALALNEEEDRLVCSGMEPPLIRVFSKTKIRREESESERWIKFVQRDAHKHYVKSLAMIDPLIVSGGLDGILTITSSERSSLPQLSQHAPFLQGSVASVAIDAKLLLLRYPHSVDLWRLGTVAARQDEEDEEEERWDLPVGHSEDLVLAKPPQKLLQLNVREKSFIQAAALSPDAAWICYSTLTDLRLSRLTQAPLQVERRPAEDLPQELTAASHILFTKQQQLLLLDPKANRVNFFDLEEDRVLFRSSLDLGAHLKRSVSHLVVSPDGEYLVAASSDHLIGVWRLQPAPKHKHLVNLPRHRAGTTALAMHEGRPRLVVAYADGRLVEYDLVKRAFTCETVEYLIPDTKHFCIRGIILDPKNPNIFLVHTEEYLYVLERNKRLASEDYVVNTKSKKYSQESRSLMAANPNGMRLKTRLPRQHLVHVFRLSPNELVNVSISTSNLLASLPPPFQRKKFGAS; from the exons ATGACGGCAATACTGAACGAACCACCCCAGGGCGGTGGCAAGCAGCAGCTGCACAACGCACGCTTCTACACGATAAAACCGCGCGCCATCGTGGGAATGGCGTACAACAAGTTGTCGAAATGCCTCGCTTTCAGTCG AGAGACGGACTGCATTGAGCTGTGGAACATGGAATATGCGCCATATTTGGACAGGGTGATCCATTTGCCGCCCGGCTCTCCCGTGGAGGCCTTGGCCTGGGCTGGCACCAAACGCCTCTTCTCCGCGGATCTCACGGGCAAACTGGTCGAGTGGGATGTGCTGCGGCTCAGGCAGCGCTACGAGCAATCACCCACGGGCAATGCCCTCTGGTGCATGGACATCAATGGGCAGGAGACGGAGCTGGCCGTCGGCTCCGAGGAGGGACACATCAACATCATGAGCATCGAGAACGACGAGATCACCTACAAGAACATCTTCAACAAGCAGAAGGGCCGCGTGCTCTGCTGCAAGTTCGACAAATCGGGAAAGCACCTGATCACCGGCTCCGAGGGCTACGTCCGCATCTGGAGCGTCCTCAAAGGCCACACGCTGCACACGATGACGCTGTCCGCCAAGGACGTGATCGTCTGGTGCCTCCGGGTGCTGGCCGACAACACCATCGTGGCGGGCGACTCGGCGGGCTTTGTAACGGTGTGGAATGCCGAGAATGCCACGCAGATCGACAGGCAGCGCGTCCTCGACAAGAACGTCTTCGCGCTGGCCCTCAACGAGGAGGAGGACCGACTGGTGTGCAGCGGCATGGAGCCGCCGCTGATCCGGGTCTTCAGCAAAACAAAGATCAGGCGCGAGGAGTCCGAGAGCGAGCGCTGGATCAAGTTCGTGCAGCGAGACGCCCACAAGCACTACGTCAAGTCGCTGGCAATGATTGATCCCCTGATTGTGTCCGGCGGCCTGGATGGCATCCTCACCATCACGTCCAGCGAGCGGAGCTCGTTGCCACAGCTCTCGCAGCACGCCCCCTTCCTGCAGGGCTCCGTGGCCTCGGTGGCCATCGATGCGAAGCTCCTGCTGCTCCGCTATCCCCACAGCGTGGACCTGTGGCGACTGGGCACCGTCGCGGCCCGCCAGGATGaagaggacgaggaggaggagcgctgGGACCTGCCTGTGGGCCACTCGGAGGATCTGGTGCTGGCGAAGCCGCCACAGAAGCTCCTGCAGCTGAATGTCCGTGAGAAGAGCTTCATCCAGGCCGCTGCACTGTCGCCAGACGCCGCCTGGATCTGCTACTCCACTCTGACGGATCTCCGGCTGAGCCGCTTGACGCAGGCTCCCCTGCAGGTGGAGCGGCGCCCGGCAGAGGATCTGCCCCAAGAGCTGACCGCCGCGAGCCACATCCTCTTCACGAAGCAGCAACAACTCTTGCTCCTCGATCCCAAGGCCAATCGCGTGAACTTCTTCGACCTGGAGGAGGATCGCGTCCTGTTTCGCTCCAGCCTAGACCTCGGCGCCCACTTGAAAAGGAGCGTCAGCCACCTGGTGGTCTCCCCGGACGGCGAGTACCTGGTGGCGGCCTCCTCCGACCACCTGATCGGCGTCTGGCGGCTGCAGCCCGCCCCCAAACACAAGCATTTGGTGAACCTGCCCCGCCATCGGGCCGGCACCACCGCCCTGGCCATGCACGAGGGTCGCCCCCGCCTGGTGGTGGCCTACGCCGACGGGCGGCTGGTGGAGTACGATCTGGTGAAGCGTGCCTTCACCTGCGAGACAGTGGAGTACCTGATTCCAGACACCAAGCACTTCTGCATACGCGGCATCATCCTGGATCCGAAGAACCCCAACATCTTCCTCGTCCACACGGAGGAGTATCTGTACGTGCTGGAGCGCAACAAGCGCCTCGCCTCCGAGGACTATGTCGTCAACACAAAGTCCAAGAAGTACAGCCAGGAGAGCCGCAGCCTCATGGCAGCCAATCCGAATGGAATGCGCCTCAAGACACGGCTGCCGCGACAG CACCTGGTGCATGTCTTCCGTCTGAGTCCTAACGAACTCGTCAACGTCAGCATTTCGACAAGCAATCTGCTGGCATCGCTCCCACCGCCGTTCCAGCGAAAGAAGTTTGGAGCCTCCTAG